The following DNA comes from Occultella kanbiaonis.
GTAGCAGCGTCGGGATACGGCCACGCGATGGTGACGCGCGGCGCCCCGCAGCGCCACGGCTTGGGGGTGAGCCGGGCCCGATAGGTCTTGTGGGTCGCGCACAGCGTCACGTAGACCGGGTCCGAGGCGAGCTCGTGCAGGATCCGCTCGGCCTCCGGGGAGTCCGGGGCTGCGGCGGTGCCCGTCACGATCACCCGCAGCCCGGCGGCGGTCCGGTACACGTGCGCGCCGAGCGCGGCGTTCGCCGCGGTGAACGCACGGACCCGTTCCAGGGCCACCTCCCCGGGCGTACCTTCCGGCTCCGGCGTGGGCGCTCCGCCGAACAACCGGCGCAGGAGTCCGCCGGCGCGTGCGAGGGGCGCGGGGGCGGGCAGGTCCACGTCCGCGATCAGCAGCCGGTCGGTGTTCAGTACCTCGGCGCCGTAGCGGTTCCGGGTGGTCGCGGCGATGAGCGTGCCGTCGGCGCCGTGGAACTCCTGCAGGGTCTGCTCCCGCAGCGGCATGCGCGGGTAGTACCGGCCCGGCCTGGCTCCCGCCGCCAGGCGCGCCACGGTCTCGGCCAGGCGCCGGCCCGCGACCTCACGGGCGTGGCCGAAGGAGGTGGTGGACCAACCCCAGATCGTGAGCCGCAGCGGCGTCCCGTCGGCGGAGGTCGCCGGGCCGACCACCTTCTCCCAGAATCTCGGGATCGGCTGCATGAGGAGATCCTATGGTGGGTCGCACCTGCTGCACGCGCTGGGCTCGGCGCCGAGTCGCGCTGACTTCGTACTTGAGGTGCTGAGCTCGTGCCTGCAGATGTGCGATCTCAGGGTGCCGGGTACGAGGTCGGGGCGGCCACGCTCGTCAGGCGCGCGCCAGCGCGACGCTCGTCATACTCTCGGGTTCGGCCCGCACCCGCACGCGGATCCGGTCGGACATCGCCTCGGCGCGCGTCGCGGCCGCGTCGAGCGTCGTGATCGCGGCGCGCAGCGGCAGCCCGGCCCCGTTGCTGTCCCCGGCCCGGGCGGCGCACGCCAGGTCCACCTCGATCATCAGGACCGACGCCCGCAGCGCTGCCGCGAGGCTCGAGGCGGCGACCCCGAGGTCGGAGATCACGACCGGGTTGCCGTGGGTGGCCAGGGCCGCGAGGTCGGGCATCAGGTCGAGCCCGGCCCGGCCAAGTTCGACGGCCGTCAGCGCCGCCGCGATCGAGGCGGCCACGATCGCAGCGTCCCGGTCACGCCGCTGCGCCGGGCTGGTCTCGGGCAGGCGGAAGGCGGCGGCGAAGCGGGCGGAGGCGGCGCCGTCGGCCTCGACCAGGTCCGCCGCCCGCGCCCGGATCACCTCGGTGCGCCGACGCAGGGCGGCGATCGGGGTGGGCCCGTTCGGCCAGTCGGTGCTGTACCCGGCCACCATCGAGGCGAGCGCGGCCGCCACGCCGAGCAGCGCGCCGGCGGCGGCGCCACCACCGGGGTCGGGCTGCGGTGCGGCCAGGCGGTCGAGCCAGGTGGGGGTGCTCACGGTCGCGGCTCCAGGTCGGTGGGTGATTCGCGGCCCGGTGAGCCGAGCGCGGTGAGCAGGTCGGCTCCGGTCGCCGTGAAGCCGAAGCACTGCCGGACGTTGTACACGGTGGCATCCATGCAGAACTCGGGGCTGGTGGTGGCGACCGCGTCCTGGAGCATCACCACGTCGTAGCCGAGGTTCGCGGCGTCGATCAGCGTCGCGAACACGCACTGGTCCGCGTTCACGCCGGTCAGCAGCAGGGTGTCGACCCGGAGGTTGCGCAGGATCGAGTCCAGCGGGGTGTCGGTGAACCCGCTCATCCGGTACTTGTCCACACGCAGGTCGCCCGGCTCCGCGGTGAGCCCGTCCACGACGGCCGCCGCCCACGAGTCCTTCTGGAGCACCGCGGACCCGGTCGGGGAGTCGGTGGAGCCGATCCCGCCGCCGGTGCCGTCGGCGTCGTACACGTGCAGCACCCCGGGCGGCAGGTTCGCCCGAT
Coding sequences within:
- a CDS encoding cyclodeaminase/cyclohydrolase family protein, with the translated sequence MSTPTWLDRLAAPQPDPGGGAAAGALLGVAAALASMVAGYSTDWPNGPTPIAALRRRTEVIRARAADLVEADGAASARFAAAFRLPETSPAQRRDRDAAIVAASIAAALTAVELGRAGLDLMPDLAALATHGNPVVISDLGVAASSLAAALRASVLMIEVDLACAARAGDSNGAGLPLRAAITTLDAAATRAEAMSDRIRVRVRAEPESMTSVALARA
- a CDS encoding cysteine hydrolase family protein; protein product: MTLTATDRPRNSWGLSASAVDLRRPSRPEAPVTIPAQPQRLTLDLARTAVLVIDMQNDFCHPDGWLGGIGVDVSGAAAPTGVLSGLLPALRMAGVPVVWVNWGNRPDRANLPPGVLHVYDADGTGGGIGSTDSPTGSAVLQKDSWAAAVVDGLTAEPGDLRVDKYRMSGFTDTPLDSILRNLRVDTLLLTGVNADQCVFATLIDAANLGYDVVMLQDAVATTSPEFCMDATVYNVRQCFGFTATGADLLTALGSPGRESPTDLEPRP